The genomic window CCCTGTAGAAACACTGTTTTGGGCACTTAGAAAAGTCCATTTCAGTGGATTACTTAAACTAACCAGGGTATTTGATCTTATTTTGAAAAGTTTTGGACCAACAGGTGAGGTCTGAGTTTCCTCCCTGAAGGTACACATTTTAGACTCTTGATGTTAAGACCCTACCCATAATCCTCCAGTAGACCTACCTACTCAGGTGAATATAAAGTCTTGACAGAATCGCTCACAGACACCAAAGCTCAGCACAAGAGCATCCTGAACATCTCTACACACTGAGACGACATGGACACAAGAGCCTCCCTCTccattctgctgctgctgtttggcATCTCGCAGGCGTCTTCTCTCATGGTAAGATCAAGTCTAGACTTTCCCTTAAATTATGAATGTTCCTAAAGAAGTCATTTTATCATCCCTGTTTCTGCCTGCAGGAGGAAAGGTTTGAAGGAGTGTTTGTGTCAGAGCCTGAACCTCTGGACATCACTACAAGGATTTTGGAGTCCAACAATGGTCAGGCACCTTGTAGATTTCTTATGAATTCATCAGTGTGTTTCAGAAAATAGTGGTAAACTGCAGTCAAGATGTATAGATATGTTTTACTATTTCATCAGTATGGTTCTCTTTAAATACAGGATCTTCTGAAGTCTTGATTGAAGGAGATCTGGTGTTTCCCAAAACCAGAAATGCTCTCTACTGCTTTAACAACAACTGTTTCTGGAAGAAAAACTCTAACAACATAGTGGAGGTCCCTTACGTCGTGAGCAGTGAATTCTGTGAGTGAATCTCCTTCATTCATTGAACATATCTACGATTCATGTAGATCTCATTTGAAATCTGGCGTCCTTTTTGTTTGCAGCCAGTTATGAGAGATCAGTGATTGCGAACGCCATGTCCACCTTTCACTCCAAAACCTGCATCCGCTTTGTGGCCAGATCAACTCAGGCCGACTACATCAGTATTGAGAACAAAGATGGGTGAGAACAATCATACAGCATtaacaagaaacatttatcagtccttatttatataaataaataaataattaacctcTTTACTTCTTCTCTCCTCTCAGGTGCTACTCTTCTCTTGGCAGAACTGGTGGTCAGCAGGTGGTCTCCTTCAACAGGCAAGGCTGTGTGTATAACGGCATCGTTCAGCATGAGCTTAATCATGCCCTGGGCTTTTACCACGAGCAAACCAGGAGCGATCGTGACCAGTACGTCAAGATCAACTGGCAGAACATCTCTCCTGATATGGCCTACAACTTCCAGAAACAAAACACCAACAACCAAAACACTCCATACGACTACACTTCCATCATGCATTATGAAAGAACAGCCTTCTCCATCCAGCCCGGGCTGGAAACCATCACACCTATTCCTGATAGAACAGTACAAATTGGACAGAGGCAGGGAATGTCCAACATCGACATCCTGAGGATCAACAAGCTGTATGGATGTTGAAGATGACACATTTCACACAACCAAAGCACAATATCAGGATAGTTAATATGTAGATGAAAATTGGTGTAAggttgtgtatgtcttttgatggtgttgaatttctgaaatgtgtgttggggAAAATAAAGCTAAACTGCAAGactaactctttttttttctttataattcaaTGTCAAGTTTTAGAAAATGCTTGATTGTAGAATTAAAGTGCTGTACTTTTTAGGAGAAATTAAGCTTTTAGCATAAGTTCTGTTAGAAATGCAACGTCATTCATTATAAAAGGAGGCCCAATCACTGCTTGATACCTGGAGTATATTAGCACTCAACTCTCCATTTAATTTTCGCAGTTGATGATGCTGATGTTTCATATTCTCAGTAAAGGAATCTGTCCCTTAAAAACTGTGATCGTTACCAGTATGGCAAGATTAACTAGGAGAATATCTCTCCTGATATGGCCTACAATTTATTCTAAGATTTTGAGAGAAGCACTAGACGAAATGGCTACAACATGtacactattttctctaatacattagaagctgttgcccccatcaaattgaaaaagtttagagaaaaatttactgtgccatggtataacagtaatactcactctctcaagaaagaaactcgtagtcttgaacgcaaatggagaaaaactaactaccaattgtctgctcaattgagctccttcctgcaaaaaaaatatctgtatggagaatttcagtcaggtttcaggccccaccatagcacagaaactgcacttgttaaaaatacaaatgacctgcttcttgcgtcagatcaaggctgcatctcattgctagtttttcTTGATCTTAGtactgcgttcgacaccatagatcatgacatactcatagatcgattaaaaaaaaactatacaggtattcaagggcaggctctaagatggtttagatcctacctgtccgatcgctatcattttgtttatttaaatgggcagtcatctcatttatcaccagtaaaatatggagtgccacaaggatccatcctaggttcccttctattttcaatatacatgttgccccttggtaatattattagaaaatacagaattagcttccactgttatgctgatgatactcagctatatatctcaacgagaccagattcaacttctaaattatctaagctaacagagtgtgttaaaaatgtaaaagattggatgaccaatgaTTTTAACTCCTATTAAAtatggataagacagagatattaattattggaccaaaaaacagtacgcggaatcttgtagattacaatttgcaactagactgATGTACAGTTACTAcctctacagtcaaaaaatagacagcaacttgtcttttgaaaatcatatttcccatgttacaaaaactgcattcttccatcttagaaacattgccaagctacgaaacttTAACTGTTTCTGAtgtagaaaagctagttcatgcatttatgacctctagactggactattgtaatgcacttgtaggtggttgtcctgcttcttcaatataCAAGCTAcatgtagtccaaaatgcagtccttaccaggtcaagaaaatatgatcatattaccccaattttacagtctctgcactggctacctattaaaggggggggggaggttaaatgctcgttttcactcaatatcctgtttatcttgagtacctatagagtagtactgcatccttcataactccaaaaagtctttagttttgttatattcataagaacacgaccggctggaggc from Carassius auratus strain Wakin unplaced genomic scaffold, ASM336829v1 scaf_tig00022041, whole genome shotgun sequence includes these protein-coding regions:
- the LOC113077243 gene encoding high choriolytic enzyme 1-like isoform X1; its protein translation is MDTRASLSILLLLFGISQASSLMEERFEGVFVSEPEPLDITTRILESNNGSSEVLIEGDLVFPKTRNALYCFNNNCFWKKNSNNIVEVPYVVSSEFSSYERSVIANAMSTFHSKTCIRFVARSTQADYISIENKDGCYSSLGRTGGQQVVSFNRQGCVYNGIVQHELNHALGFYHEQTRSDRDQYVKINWQNISPDMAYNFQKQNTNNQNTPYDYTSIMHYERTAFSIQPGLETITPIPDRTVQIGQRQGMSNIDILRINKLYGC
- the LOC113077243 gene encoding high choriolytic enzyme 1-like isoform X2 yields the protein MDTRASLSILLLLFGVSQASSLMEERFEGVFVSEPEPLDITTRILESNNGSSEVLIEGDLVFPKTRNALYCFNNNCFWKKNSNNIVEVPYVVSSEFSSYERSVIANAMSTFHSKTCIRFVARSTQADYISIENKDGCYSSLGRTGGQQVVSFNRQGCVYNGIVQHELNHALGFYHEQTRSDRDQYVKINWQNISPDMAYNFQKQNTNNQNTPYDYTSIMHYERTAFSIQPGLETITPIPDRTVQIGQRQGMSNIDILRINKLYGC